A genome region from Penaeus chinensis breed Huanghai No. 1 chromosome 15, ASM1920278v2, whole genome shotgun sequence includes the following:
- the LOC125032916 gene encoding uncharacterized protein LOC125032916, producing METLGWCDSKNVQNGESNLPFQVNSDGSSSEIFSITKANVSGLCSLRRSKSASFNADQSVLTGSVVENARANADYTVTFASVGEAPAQTVSGQVVERVDKLFADIQINLLNLVPQNIASYSARSGHDLLETASNLEGNDMEGVHSAGFRKALREIVEKTMSSNVKVQINKSIQDMKNA from the exons ATGGa AACACTAGGATGGTGTGACTCGAAAAACGTGCAGAACGGAGAGTCAAACCTGCCCTTCCAAGTTAACTCTGACGGAAGCAGCTCCGAGATCTTCAGCATCACTAAGGCCAACGTGAGTGGACTGTGCTCCCTGCGCCGCTCCAAGTCCGCTTCCTTCAACGCTGATCAG AGTGTGCTCACCGGTTCAGTTGTGGAAAACGCTCGTGCCAACGCCGACTACACGGTAACCTTTGCCAGTGTTGGAGAAGCTCCAGCCCAGACTGTTTCTGGTCAAGTTGTAGAGCGTGTGGACAAGTTGTTCGCCGATATCCAGATCAACTTGTTAAACCTTGTGCCTCAGAACATCGCCAGCTACAGCGCAAGATCGGGTCATGACCTGCTTGAAACCGCAAGCAACTTGGAAGGCAATGATATGGAGGGCGTTCACAGCGCCGGCTTCAGGAAGGCTTTGCGAGAGATCGTGGAGAAAACCATGTCTTCCAACGTCAAGGTGCAGATTAACAAGTCCATCCAGGATATGAAGAATGCTTGA